From Oncorhynchus tshawytscha isolate Ot180627B linkage group LG11, Otsh_v2.0, whole genome shotgun sequence, the proteins below share one genomic window:
- the rdh14a gene encoding retinol dehydrogenase 14a codes for MMRGKTIIVTGANSGIGKATTVELLRRGGRVIMACRDMKRTEEAAQEIRLETGPDSGELLIKCLDLASLKSVHSFCEDIIKEEPRIDVLINNAGIYQCPYTRTEDGFEMQFGVNHLGHFLLTHLLLDLLKRSAPSRVVVVSSKLYKYGEIDFDDLDSERRYDKAFAYGRSKLANLLFTCELARRLEGTGVAVNALTPGIVRTNLGRHVNIPLLAKPLWELASRAFFKSPEEGAQTSVYLACSPDVEEVQGKCFADCQEQKLLPKATDQEVARKLWDISEVMVGITM; via the exons ATGATGCGTGGAAAAACTATAATAGTGACTGGTGCCAACAGTGGCATAGGCAAAGCCACAACAGTTGAACTACTAAGGCGCGGGGGTCGGGTGATCATGGCTTGCAGGGACATGAAGAGGACTGAGGAAGCAGCACAGGAGATTCGACTGGAGACTGGTCCAGATTCGGGAGAACTCCTCATCAAGTGCCTGGACCTTGCATCACTGAAATCCGTGCACAGTTTCTGCGAAGACATCATCAAG GAAGAGCCCAGGATTGACGTGCTGATCAACAATGCAGGGATCTACCAGTGCCCTTATACCAGGACGGAGGATGGCTTCGAGATGCAGTTCGGGGTGAACCACCTCGGCCACTTCCTCCTCACCCACCTCCTCCTGGACCTCCTGAAGCGCTCTGCGCCCAGCCGCGTGGTTGTGGTCTCCTCCAAACTCTACAAGTACGGCGAGATCGACTTTGACGACCTGGATAGCGAACGGCGCTATGACAAGGCCTTTGCCTATGGCCGAAGCAAGCTAGCCAACCTCCTCTTCACCTGCGAGTTGGCCCGCCGCCTCGAGGGGACGGGGGTGGCGGTCAATGCATTGACCCCGGGGATAGTGAGGACTAACCTGGGCAGGCATGTCAATATCCCCCTCCTGGCCAAGCCCCTGTGGGAGCTGGCATCCAGGGCCTTCTTCAAGAGCCCAGAGGAAGGGGCGCAGACCTCGGTCTACCTGGCCTGCTCGCCCGACGTGGAGGAGGTCCAGGGGAAGTGCTTTGCGGACTGCCAGGAGCAGAAACTTCTGCCCAAGGCTACGGACCAAGAGGTGGCCAGGAAACTTTGGGATATTAGTGAAGTCATGGTGGGCATAACCATGTGA